CGTCCGCCTTCTCACCATCGCTAGATCTTGCAGCTCTCCTCTTGACGAGTCCCAGATTAATCatttccagttctttctgCTTAGCTTTTTCATCCGagaatcttttcaaagctgtCTTTCTATCTACTAGCTTGACTAACGGTACCTTCGTAGCCTCATCTATCTCCTCAAAGTTAACTATAACGAGACCgttcttttccagattgATGCCCTTGGCAAAAGAGCGAATGTTGGTCCCTTCGAGTTTCGAAGTGGTGGAATTAACGAACTTGATGGCCCCTGCTTTATTCATTCGGAAAATTTGTGACACCACTGCACTTGCAGCCTCTTTATCTCTGTCCGATCCATTGCTCCATGTGATTGCGAGGTTATTTCTGCTGTGTGGCTTGTTCTTATTTGCAGGGCGATTTtttgtcatcttcttcaatggtcCTCGAGGTTGCTTTCCGCCATCAGGACCAGTTGGCTTCCCTCTGCTGTTAATATTCGACGTCAAAGCATTGCGAATAATATCATTGCTTAGCATCCAATTCGAATGCGCCAAACTGGTGTGAAATCCCTTCCATCTACAGATAAGAGACACATGGGCTCTCCTTGTTGCTGGGTTCCACATATAGCGGCACTTGGATAACCATTCAACCGTTTCACTATCATTGACAGCGATATAGTAGTGGATATGCCATTAGCATATGGTTCTTCATAGATCTAACTAGAGCAGATCGTCCATGACGACTCATATTAAATGCGATTTACTCATAATAATATAGTAATAACCTTAAAGTCCAAAACTGCCACTATATAATACCTATTGATCACTTATGGGCATTTTAGATCATGTAGAAGAACCAGATAATGAGCATCTTATTGTCCCCACAAAAGAATGCTCGATGTCTGTAGTGTCCGATAATAAAGGTGTCTCTAAAGTTCGACGCCCATCACCATGGCCAAAAGAGCCATTCTGACAAATAGACCGTATCTCATTTGTCTGAAATAAGCAGCGCGGTGATCGTAGtccacttcttctttgatctcGTTTACACGAGGTAGTGGGTGCATGATGGCCATGTGTTTCTTGGCATGAGATAGGATCTTGTTGTCGACAACGTAAACATCCTTCAAACGTTCGTATTCATCCTTGTTCTCGAATCTCTCCTGTTGAACTCTCGTGCAATACAACACATCGGACTTGGAGATAATGTCAGGATTGA
The nucleotide sequence above comes from Torulaspora globosa chromosome 6, complete sequence. Encoded proteins:
- the AIM23 gene encoding Aim23p (ancestral locus Anc_1.222): MWNPATRRAHVSLICRWKGFHTSLAHSNWMLSNDIIRNALTSNINSRGKPTGPDGGKQPRGPLKKMTKNRPANKNKPHSRNNLAITWSNGSDRDKEAASAVVSQIFRMNKAGAIKFVNSTTSKLEGTNIRSFAKGINLEKNGLVIVNFEEIDEATKVPLVKLVDRKTALKRFSDEKAKQKELEMINLGLVKRRAARSSDGEKADDNVKQIRISWQIKNDDLNKQKAHEITTQLKKGYKVYLYIDDKNHINSKNWTTDFDIPLRKNAQKELSAKELNQRNYVLQRLMEIADEFSNQPTIEGGVETKILIKLTPKNVTMEPSSKQSLKEQRKKERQEKLQQRIERKRQRILEKE